Below is a genomic region from Gemmatimonadota bacterium.
GGGTAGTAGATCAACCACGCGAACGGGGTCCAGCCGATTTCGGGATCGCGCGGGAGGACCCTGAAACGCGAGGACGGCGCGCCGCTCAACATGCGTCAGCCGTAGGTCTTGCCTTCATCGCGGCGGTAGCCGATGACGGCGATGACAGTGAACAGCGCGCCGAATCCAATGAGTGCTGCAATGTGTCCCAGTGCGTGTGACGCAGGCTCGATGCCCACCGCCTCCAGCGCAAGCCGTGCGAGGTGGTAGGGCGGGAAAGCTACCGCGAATCCCTGCAGTAATTTGGGCAGCATTTCCGCGGGAATGAAGAGGCCTGATAGAAATGCCATTGGCAGATAGAGAATATTGACGACCGGCGCAGCCGAGTTGGGGCCTGCGAGATACCCGATCGCGAGGCCCATGGCGCAGAACGGGATCGCGCCGAGCGTCTCGGAAACGATCAGCATCGTCCACTGCGCCGCAGACATTCTCACATGTCCGAACACCGCTCCGATTGCGCACATGAGGAGCATCAGGACCGCTCCGATCGCGAGCGTCGTCAGATATTTGGCGGTGAAGTATGCCGGCAGCGGCATCGGACTGGCCTTCTTGACCGCCAACCATCCCTGTCCCCGCTCGACTGCGACGCCGACGCCGAGCGCAAAGAGGGCGATGCTTATCACACCGAACGCACCGTACGTCGCGAGCATGTATGTCGCGATCATCTCCGAATTCTTGCTCCCGTGCTGCATCACGAGCCCGAACAGGACGTAGAACATGATCGGAAATCCGATAGTCGGGATCATGAACGCCGGCATCCTGGTTTGCTTCCGAAGCTCGTACTTTGTTTCTGCGAGATAGATAAGGATGGACCGGAAACGCGGAACGGAGGTGACGGTGTCGTGGGAAGACGGCCGGGTTGCAAGTGTTGCGCTGGTCATGCCATCTCCCGCGGTTGCGTGATCGATTGTGTGAGCGCGAGGAACGCTTCCTCGAGCTGGATGGCGGATATTTCGAGATCGGCCAGCGACTCGTCGGCCCACAACAGCTCTCGCGCAACGGACTCGGCGTTCGTCACGACGAGATCCGTGTTGCCATGATCGTAGCGCAGCTGCGTAACGCCAGGAATGGCGCGGAGTTCTTCCTCGCTCAACCTTGTCGTGCAATGGATCTTGCGCCCCGAGACTCGTTGCTTGATCGCAGCCGGTGTTCCATCGGCGATGATCGATCCGTGATCTATCACGACGATGCGATCGGCGAGGGCGTCGGCCTCTTCCATGTAGTGCGTCGTGAGGAGGATTGTACGACCGCGCGACACGAATGCGCGGATCTGCTCCCAGAAACTTCTGCGCGTCTCCACGTCGAAGCCCAGCGTTGGCTCGTCGAGAAACAGCATGTCGGGATCGCCGCAGATTGCGAGCGCGAACAGCACACGCTGACGCTGACCCCCGGACAGATCGCCGAACCTGCGATCGCCAAGTCCATCGAGACCCGCGGCCGCGAATATTTCGGCTGTCGGCATCGGGTTCGGGTAGTAGGTGCGAAAGAGATCGATGTGCTCGGATACTCGCAGTGTTTCGGGAACCTTGCCAACCTGCAGCATCGCGCCGATGCGCTGGCGTGTGGACGAGCGTCGTGGATCGCCGCCGAATAGTGTTACGGAGCCCGATGTGGGTGCCGCAAGGCCGAGCAGCAGCTTGACGGTTGTTGTCTTGCCAGCGCCGTTGGGGCCGAGCAGAGCGACTACGCCACCCGGATCGATGTCGAGCGAGACGTCGCGCAGCGCGACTTTATCGTCGTAGGTCTTGGATACCGATGACAGGCGTGCGGCTGAAGTTGTTTGTGTCATTTGAAGCTCACCTCGTCGATTCGCAGGCTGAACGGGCCTGGAGTCGGTCCGGCGGTGAAGGCGATGCCCATCACGTCGTGACCGTCGATTCCCTCGAACGCGGTGAATGGGAATGCGTATTCCTTCCATTCCGGTCCGGCGACGAAGTCAACAGAGAGCGGCATGAACCCCTTGCTCTTGGCGAACAGCATTACGTGGTACGTGTGGCCGTCGCCTTTCGCCCAGAAGTGCAATGATTTGGCGGATGACAGATCTGCCGGCGCCATTGCCTGGATGCCGGGCATGAACATCGGGCCGGCCCATGCGTATTGCAGGCCTGGTGCGACTGTGCCAGTGGTCTCGAGCGATTTTGCCGTTCCGTTGGCGCCGCCATCGACGACCTTCATGGCGGCTGTTGATTTGCCACCGGCGAGCTGATCGGTGCTGACGATCCATCCCAGTCCGAACGATGCCTTTGTTGTACCGTCGTCGAAGTTGCTCACCATGCCGACGACAGATCCATTCGGTGTTGCACGGGTCGATGCCGGCGGTGGAGGTGGTGCGGGGATGCGATCGTACTTCACGCCGCCTTTCCATATTCCCTTGATGTCACGCGTTGCGGTGATGTCGGTTGTCGGGTCGCCGGCGACCAAGAGAAGATCCGCTCGCTTGCCGACCGCAATGGTGCCACGATCCGCGAGGGAGAAGATGCGTGCGGGAACGCTCGTGGCGGCGGCGAGTGCCTGTGGTGGAGTGCGACCCGCGCGCACGAGCAGCTCGAGCTCGCGATGCAGCGCGATCCCGTGCGCGGTACCGGGATTGGAGGCGTCGGTACCGGCGAGAATCGGCACATTCGCTGCAAGCAACTGCCTTACCGTAGCTTCTGCGAATGCGAAATTCATCGCTGCACGCGCACTCTTCGGGAACGGGAACGATGCGTCGATCATTGCGCGGCTACTCGCCGAGAGGTATGGCGACAGGCGCGGGTCGCGCGCGAGCGCCGCGACGCCGGAGCTATCGGCGATGCTCTCGAGAACGGTGAGAGTCGGTGTGACGAATGCGTGATGCGATGCGACGAATCGTCCGAACTCCGGATCAGGCGCGCGATCGATGAACAGGTGCTCGAGCCCGTCGACTCCTGCGTCGATTGCCATTCGTGCGTCGGCGAGTGAGCCGATGTGTGCGACCGCAAGCTTGCCACGTGCGTGTGCAGCCCTGACGAGGGCAGCGACGATTGGAGCGGACAGAGTCGGGATGTGTCTGCCATACGTCGATCCGTCGTCGATTATGATCTTGATGTAGTCCGATCCTTCGGCGATGCGCGCATCGACCCAGGCCTGTGCGGAATCCGGTGACGTGATGGTGGGGACCTGCACGCCATACTCGGTGCCGTGTCCAGCGGGAGCAGTGGCGAGGATGCCTGCGGAGTAGAGGTCAGCGCGGTCTGCTACGTTTCCCTTCTTCTGCTCTGCGCGCATGCTGGCGGCGAGACCCGGATCCGTGAACATGTCGAGCTCGGTCGTTACACCGAACACGAGCGCCTGTTGCAGCGCATCACCGAATGCGTGGGTGTGCGAGTCTATGAGACCCGGCAGTAGTGTTGCCCCGGTGCCGTCGATGACAGTTGCGCCTGACGGTGTTGGAATGTGTGACGCGATGGCGGATATTTTTCCATCGCTGATCAGTACATCACGCTCGCCGAGTGTTTTCGATCCGTCGAATACGCGGACGTGGTGAAAGAGAGTTGCATCGCGCTCGGATTGCGCGGCTGCGGGATGTGGTGAAGCGAGACTGATCAAGCTCGCGATGACGATCTGATATGGAAGCGGTGCACGCATTGTCGTACGCTCCGATTGGTCCTGATGTGGAACCGCCGAGGACGTGGCGGCACAAGGAGTATCTCGGATAGCGGAATGTGCTGGTAGTGGAGCGTGTCACCTGGATGACGTGACAACTGTCATGTGGACCGCGTAAGTTTTAGCAACCA
It encodes:
- a CDS encoding ABC transporter permease, with translation MTSATLATRPSSHDTVTSVPRFRSILIYLAETKYELRKQTRMPAFMIPTIGFPIMFYVLFGLVMQHGSKNSEMIATYMLATYGAFGVISIALFALGVGVAVERGQGWLAVKKASPMPLPAYFTAKYLTTLAIGAVLMLLMCAIGAVFGHVRMSAAQWTMLIVSETLGAIPFCAMGLAIGYLAGPNSAAPVVNILYLPMAFLSGLFIPAEMLPKLLQGFAVAFPPYHLARLALEAVGIEPASHALGHIAALIGFGALFTVIAVIGYRRDEGKTYG
- a CDS encoding ABC transporter ATP-binding protein, with translation MTQTTSAARLSSVSKTYDDKVALRDVSLDIDPGGVVALLGPNGAGKTTTVKLLLGLAAPTSGSVTLFGGDPRRSSTRQRIGAMLQVGKVPETLRVSEHIDLFRTYYPNPMPTAEIFAAAGLDGLGDRRFGDLSGGQRQRVLFALAICGDPDMLFLDEPTLGFDVETRRSFWEQIRAFVSRGRTILLTTHYMEEADALADRIVVIDHGSIIADGTPAAIKQRVSGRKIHCTTRLSEEELRAIPGVTQLRYDHGNTDLVVTNAESVARELLWADESLADLEISAIQLEEAFLALTQSITQPREMA
- a CDS encoding CIA30 family protein → MRAPLPYQIVIASLISLASPHPAAAQSERDATLFHHVRVFDGSKTLGERDVLISDGKISAIASHIPTPSGATVIDGTGATLLPGLIDSHTHAFGDALQQALVFGVTTELDMFTDPGLAASMRAEQKKGNVADRADLYSAGILATAPAGHGTEYGVQVPTITSPDSAQAWVDARIAEGSDYIKIIIDDGSTYGRHIPTLSAPIVAALVRAAHARGKLAVAHIGSLADARMAIDAGVDGLEHLFIDRAPDPEFGRFVASHHAFVTPTLTVLESIADSSGVAALARDPRLSPYLSASSRAMIDASFPFPKSARAAMNFAFAEATVRQLLAANVPILAGTDASNPGTAHGIALHRELELLVRAGRTPPQALAAATSVPARIFSLADRGTIAVGKRADLLLVAGDPTTDITATRDIKGIWKGGVKYDRIPAPPPPPASTRATPNGSVVGMVSNFDDGTTKASFGLGWIVSTDQLAGGKSTAAMKVVDGGANGTAKSLETTGTVAPGLQYAWAGPMFMPGIQAMAPADLSSAKSLHFWAKGDGHTYHVMLFAKSKGFMPLSVDFVAGPEWKEYAFPFTAFEGIDGHDVMGIAFTAGPTPGPFSLRIDEVSFK